From the genome of Duffyella gerundensis, one region includes:
- a CDS encoding DUF2756 domain-containing protein, which produces MKKWLTMCVALLPLAASANMLNNNNDANQPGYNPSQQRMQNQMRNQSQQQKQQLQQSQQRQSQDMQRKLQEQRNSTQQRVLQSQPGQSRVPSVNQNSTQ; this is translated from the coding sequence ATGAAGAAGTGGCTAACGATGTGTGTTGCCCTGCTGCCGCTGGCGGCGTCGGCCAACATGCTGAACAACAATAACGATGCAAATCAGCCGGGCTACAATCCGAGCCAGCAGCGCATGCAGAATCAGATGCGCAATCAGTCGCAGCAGCAGAAACAGCAGCTCCAGCAGAGTCAGCAGCGCCAGAGCCAGGATATGCAGCGTAAATTACAGGAACAGCGCAACAGCACCCAGCAGCGCGTGTTGCAGTCGCAGCCGGGACAGAGCCGCGTGCCGTCGGTGAATCAAAACAGCACGCAGTAA
- a CDS encoding sn-glycerol-3-phosphate import ATP-binding protein UgpC gives MAGVRLQAVTKSYDGKNQIIQPLNVTVNDGEFMVMVGPSGCGKSTLLRMVAGLERVSSGDIWIDRQRVTELEPKDRGIAMVFQNYALYPHMTVEQNMAYGLKIRGMGKEQVRQRVLETARSLELDKLLDRQPRELSGGQRQRVAMGRAIVREPAVFLFDEPLSNLDARLRVQMRLELQQLHRRLNTTSLYVTHDQVEAMTLAQRVMVMNKGVVEQMGTPVEVYERPATRFVASFIGSPAMNLLEGQVSADGSSFIVAPDMLIPLGAPRTRWANRALTLGVRPEHIQLATRDTGGVPLVLETLELLGADNLAHGKWGTNRVVARLPHAVRPAAGSPIWLQLPPKTLHFFDANTGMRME, from the coding sequence ATGGCAGGCGTCCGACTTCAGGCAGTAACAAAATCCTATGACGGTAAAAATCAGATCATCCAGCCGCTGAATGTCACGGTCAATGACGGCGAATTTATGGTGATGGTCGGCCCGTCGGGCTGCGGAAAATCGACCCTGCTGCGCATGGTCGCCGGGCTGGAGCGCGTCTCTTCCGGCGATATCTGGATCGATCGCCAGCGCGTTACCGAGCTGGAGCCTAAAGATCGCGGCATCGCCATGGTGTTCCAGAATTACGCGCTCTATCCGCACATGACGGTGGAACAGAACATGGCTTACGGCCTGAAAATTCGCGGCATGGGTAAAGAGCAGGTGCGCCAGCGGGTGCTGGAAACCGCCCGTAGCCTGGAGCTGGATAAGCTGCTGGATCGCCAGCCGCGCGAGCTGTCAGGCGGCCAGCGTCAGCGTGTGGCGATGGGCCGCGCCATCGTGCGTGAACCGGCGGTGTTTCTGTTTGATGAGCCGCTCTCCAACCTCGATGCGCGCCTGCGCGTGCAGATGCGGCTGGAGTTACAGCAGCTGCATCGCCGTCTTAACACCACCAGCCTGTACGTCACGCACGATCAAGTTGAGGCGATGACGCTGGCGCAGCGCGTAATGGTAATGAACAAAGGCGTGGTCGAGCAGATGGGCACGCCGGTCGAGGTGTACGAACGTCCGGCGACGCGCTTTGTTGCCAGCTTTATTGGCTCGCCGGCGATGAACCTGCTGGAAGGCCAGGTCAGCGCCGACGGCAGCAGTTTTATCGTCGCGCCGGACATGTTGATCCCGCTGGGTGCGCCGCGCACCCGCTGGGCCAATCGCGCCTTGACGCTGGGCGTCCGGCCAGAGCATATTCAGCTGGCAACGCGTGACACCGGCGGCGTGCCGCTGGTGCTGGAGACGCTGGAACTGCTGGGCGCAGATAACCTTGCGCACGGCAAATGGGGCACTAATCGCGTGGTAGCGCGGCTGCCACACGCCGTCAGACCGGCCGCCGGATCGCCGATCTGGCTGCAGCTGCCGCCAAAAACGCTACACTTTTTCGACGCTAACACTGGCATGCGAATGGAATAA
- the ugpQ gene encoding glycerophosphodiester phosphodiesterase: MNKSWPYPAVVAHRGGGKLAPENTLAAIDVGVRFGHTMIEFDVKLSQDGLPFLLHDDTLDRTSSGYGVAGELPWQTLKTFDAGGWFSGEFASEKLALLSDVAEKCRQHALFANIEIKPSPGTDRETGRAVALAAEQLWQGQPAPLLSSFSSAALEAAMAAVPALPRGLLLDEWHDDWQALTASLDCVSLHLNHRLLDAQRTAQLKAAGLRVFVYTVNKPERARELLNWGVDAICTDRIDTIGPDFA, translated from the coding sequence ATGAACAAATCCTGGCCTTATCCTGCCGTGGTCGCCCATCGTGGCGGCGGCAAACTGGCACCGGAAAACACGCTGGCGGCGATTGACGTCGGCGTGCGTTTCGGCCACACGATGATCGAATTTGACGTTAAGCTCAGCCAGGACGGCCTGCCGTTTCTGCTGCACGACGACACGCTGGATCGCACCAGCAGCGGTTACGGCGTGGCGGGCGAACTGCCGTGGCAAACGCTAAAAACCTTTGATGCCGGCGGCTGGTTCAGCGGTGAATTTGCCAGTGAAAAGCTGGCGCTGCTCAGTGACGTAGCGGAAAAATGCCGCCAGCATGCGCTGTTTGCCAATATTGAAATCAAGCCTTCGCCAGGCACCGATCGCGAAACGGGCCGCGCTGTGGCGCTGGCGGCCGAACAGCTGTGGCAGGGCCAGCCGGCACCGCTGCTCTCCTCTTTTTCATCCGCGGCGCTGGAAGCAGCAATGGCGGCCGTGCCCGCTTTGCCGCGCGGCCTGCTGCTGGATGAGTGGCATGACGACTGGCAGGCGCTGACCGCATCGCTGGATTGTGTGTCTCTGCATCTTAACCATCGACTGCTGGACGCTCAGCGCACGGCACAGCTGAAAGCCGCAGGCTTACGCGTGTTTGTCTATACCGTGAATAAACCTGAACGGGCAAGAGAGTTACTGAATTGGGGTGTCGATGCGATCTGTACCGACCGCATCGACACTATCGGACCTGACTTCGCCTGA
- a CDS encoding Ig-like domain-containing protein — protein sequence MMKSIPAAPSRHDADIARRKAQGVMSERPGAPVMPGYPPLPPELIPQPENPPVVPETPVEPERPSLPGWPDEPPSPPVMPEIPPVPVVPETPVEPERPSLPGFPDEPPSPPVMPEIPPVPVVPETPVEPERPSLPGFPDEPPSPPVMSSITPARTGPQAPSQPGLPENPHDPTIPAPPPTTPIVPIIPPTPVDPETPPGPAPRTPVIDGLYDRTSGDQPIDNFGASFDNAAMLKGTGEPSSYVAIFDARQQLMGYARVNTEGNWSYTLPQGLTGEHQLSARAVDMKTLQPVGEAGNAVDFTLYQMNIHLIYANNVANSGELKDGDRTEDSTPLIGGFTTPNTTLVIRENGNLLRTIHVDESGHWAYSPREPLGNGEREITFSVLDQYGNEHLSDSTFTLIIDAPVPEIPEPPELAPGPTIEGIYDNRNGEKLIENGGVSLDASPVLRGTGEPSTFVAIFYGDHQFSGFAWVNEQGNWHHSPQISSAGEQRFYAQSMDLNTGETIGVPGNSVEFTLYDLKINFALDNIGEDRNLLENGAHTDDTMPQLLGYVTPGTVIVVRDNGDLLHSFKVDGSGHWTFTPTSPLPGGQNDLTFNVKDSNGVEHSSDVQFTLHIDVPSTLSVNGLLEEPEALLFAAPAPEVNDGQPAAPTGFVPVAAPLLDEWNSASVDQ from the coding sequence ATGATGAAATCAATCCCAGCAGCCCCTTCACGACATGATGCCGATATCGCGCGTCGCAAGGCGCAGGGCGTGATGTCTGAACGTCCCGGCGCACCTGTGATGCCTGGCTATCCGCCTTTGCCACCTGAGCTTATTCCACAGCCAGAAAACCCCCCGGTGGTTCCAGAAACGCCGGTTGAGCCTGAGCGCCCCTCTCTGCCGGGCTGGCCAGACGAGCCGCCTTCGCCGCCGGTGATGCCAGAAATTCCACCAGTGCCGGTTGTTCCAGAAACGCCAGTTGAGCCTGAGCGTCCCTCTCTGCCGGGTTTTCCAGATGAACCGCCTTCGCCACCGGTGATGCCAGAAATTCCACCAGTGCCGGTGGTACCTGAAACGCCGGTTGAGCCTGAGCGCCCCTCTCTGCCGGGTTTTCCAGATGAACCGCCTTCGCCACCGGTGATGTCGTCTATTACGCCGGCGCGTACAGGACCACAAGCGCCATCCCAGCCAGGCCTGCCGGAAAACCCGCACGATCCGACCATCCCAGCCCCGCCGCCGACGACGCCGATCGTACCCATTATTCCGCCGACACCGGTTGATCCGGAAACCCCGCCGGGGCCTGCGCCACGTACGCCGGTGATCGATGGACTTTATGATCGCACCAGCGGCGATCAACCAATTGATAACTTTGGTGCCTCCTTCGACAACGCGGCGATGCTCAAAGGCACCGGCGAGCCCTCTTCTTACGTCGCTATTTTTGATGCGCGCCAGCAGTTAATGGGCTATGCGCGCGTGAATACCGAAGGTAACTGGAGCTATACGCTGCCGCAGGGGCTGACTGGCGAGCATCAGCTGTCCGCGAGGGCGGTTGATATGAAAACCTTGCAGCCGGTTGGCGAGGCGGGTAATGCCGTTGACTTCACGCTTTATCAAATGAATATCCATTTGATTTATGCCAATAACGTGGCAAACAGCGGCGAGCTGAAGGATGGCGATCGCACCGAAGATAGCACGCCACTGATCGGCGGTTTCACCACGCCAAACACCACGCTGGTCATTCGTGAAAACGGCAACCTGCTGCGCACGATACATGTGGATGAGTCAGGTCACTGGGCGTATTCACCGCGCGAACCGCTGGGAAATGGCGAACGTGAAATCACCTTCTCGGTGCTGGATCAATATGGCAATGAACACCTGAGTGACAGTACGTTTACCCTGATCATTGATGCTCCCGTGCCGGAAATCCCGGAGCCACCAGAGCTGGCACCTGGCCCGACTATCGAAGGTATTTATGACAACCGCAACGGTGAAAAACTGATTGAGAACGGCGGTGTGAGCCTTGATGCCTCGCCAGTGCTAAGAGGCACCGGCGAACCTTCAACCTTTGTGGCTATTTTTTATGGCGATCACCAGTTCTCTGGCTTTGCCTGGGTCAATGAGCAGGGCAACTGGCACCACTCGCCACAAATATCCAGCGCAGGCGAGCAACGGTTTTACGCTCAGTCGATGGATTTAAACACCGGCGAGACGATCGGCGTGCCAGGCAACAGCGTTGAGTTCACCCTCTACGACCTGAAGATTAATTTCGCCCTGGATAATATCGGCGAGGATCGCAATTTGCTGGAGAATGGTGCGCACACCGATGACACCATGCCGCAGCTTTTGGGTTACGTGACGCCAGGTACGGTTATTGTGGTTCGCGATAACGGCGATCTGCTGCACTCATTTAAGGTGGATGGTTCAGGGCACTGGACCTTTACGCCGACCTCCCCACTGCCGGGCGGACAGAACGACCTCACTTTCAATGTGAAAGACAGCAATGGTGTTGAGCACAGCAGCGATGTGCAGTTTACGCTGCACATCGACGTGCCATCGACGCTCTCAGTGAATGGCCTGCTGGAAGAGCCTGAAGCGTTGCTGTTTGCCGCGCCAGCGCCTGAGGTTAATGACGGTCAGCCGGCAGCACCGACCGGTTTTGTACCGGTTGCCGCACCGCTGCTTGATGAGTGGAATTCCGCGTCAGTCGACCAGTAA
- the ggt gene encoding gamma-glutamyltransferase, with the protein MITTRFCQLSWSVMLCFSLVQGASAAPSPVSYGVETDTFHPVKEQHGMVASVDALATQVGVDILKQGGNAVDAAVAVGFALAVTHPQAGNLGGGGFMMLRTASGRTTAIDFREMAPARASRDMFLDANGNADSKRSLTSHLATGTPGSVAGFALAAQKYGTLPLSRLLAPAIKLARDGFVVNEALADDLNTYGKEVLLAHPNSKAIFFKADGAPYQKGEKLVQKNLAHSLSLIAKQGPDAFYKGAIADQIASEMAANGGLIGKADLAAYRAVERKPVSGSYRGYEVFSMPPPSSGGIHIVQILNILENFDLAKMGFGSADAIQVVAEAEKYAYADRSEYLGDPDFVKVPVQALTSKAYAKSLAQQIDLAKVRPSSEIKPGKLAPYESNQTTHFSVVDSKGNAVAVTYTLNTNFGSGIVAGNSGILMNNEMDDFSAKPGTPNVYGLVGGEANAVQPAKRPLSSMSPTIVAKDGKTWLVTGSPGGSRIITTVLQMVVNSIDFGMNVAEATAAPRFHHQWLPDQLRVEKGFSPDTLRLLETKGQHVKVQPAMGSTQSIMIGPDGMLYGASDPRTVDDLTAGY; encoded by the coding sequence ATGATAACAACACGGTTTTGCCAGCTGAGCTGGTCAGTTATGCTCTGTTTTAGCCTGGTGCAGGGCGCAAGTGCGGCGCCTTCACCGGTCTCGTACGGCGTGGAAACGGACACCTTTCACCCGGTAAAAGAGCAGCACGGCATGGTGGCGAGCGTGGATGCGCTGGCCACGCAGGTCGGCGTTGATATTCTCAAACAGGGCGGTAATGCCGTCGACGCCGCGGTGGCAGTGGGGTTTGCCCTGGCCGTGACCCATCCGCAGGCGGGTAATCTTGGCGGCGGCGGTTTTATGATGCTGCGCACCGCTTCAGGCCGTACCACCGCCATCGACTTCCGTGAGATGGCGCCCGCGCGCGCCAGCCGCGATATGTTCCTTGATGCCAACGGCAATGCCGACAGCAAACGCTCCCTGACTTCGCATCTGGCTACCGGCACGCCCGGCTCGGTAGCGGGCTTTGCGCTGGCGGCGCAGAAATATGGCACGCTGCCGCTGAGCCGTCTGCTGGCACCGGCGATCAAACTGGCGCGCGATGGCTTCGTGGTCAACGAGGCGCTGGCCGACGATCTCAACACCTACGGCAAAGAGGTACTGCTCGCCCATCCCAACAGCAAAGCGATCTTCTTTAAGGCCGACGGCGCACCGTATCAAAAAGGCGAAAAGCTGGTGCAGAAGAACCTTGCGCACAGCCTGTCGCTGATTGCCAAACAGGGGCCGGACGCCTTTTATAAAGGCGCGATTGCCGATCAGATCGCCAGCGAGATGGCGGCCAACGGCGGCCTGATTGGCAAAGCCGATCTGGCGGCCTATCGCGCGGTGGAGCGTAAGCCGGTCAGCGGCAGCTATCGCGGCTATGAAGTGTTCTCTATGCCACCGCCGTCATCAGGCGGCATTCACATCGTGCAGATTCTGAATATCCTTGAGAACTTTGATCTGGCGAAAATGGGCTTTGGCAGCGCCGATGCCATTCAGGTGGTCGCTGAGGCGGAGAAATATGCTTATGCCGATCGCTCTGAATACCTTGGCGATCCCGATTTTGTGAAGGTGCCGGTGCAGGCGCTGACCAGCAAAGCCTATGCGAAATCGCTGGCGCAGCAGATCGACCTGGCCAAAGTGCGGCCCTCCAGTGAGATCAAACCCGGCAAGCTGGCACCGTATGAAAGCAATCAAACCACCCATTTCTCGGTGGTCGACAGCAAAGGCAATGCGGTAGCGGTGACCTATACGCTGAACACCAACTTTGGTAGCGGCATCGTGGCGGGCAACAGCGGCATCCTGATGAACAATGAAATGGATGACTTTTCCGCCAAGCCGGGCACGCCAAACGTCTACGGTTTGGTCGGCGGCGAGGCCAATGCGGTGCAACCTGCCAAGCGTCCGCTCTCTTCCATGTCACCGACCATTGTGGCGAAAGATGGCAAAACTTGGCTGGTAACCGGCAGCCCTGGCGGCAGCCGCATTATCACCACCGTGCTGCAGATGGTGGTCAACAGTATCGATTTTGGTATGAACGTCGCAGAAGCGACCGCTGCGCCGCGTTTCCATCATCAGTGGCTGCCGGATCAGCTGCGGGTGGAGAAGGGCTTTAGCCCGGATACGCTGCGCCTGCTGGAAACCAAAGGCCAGCACGTGAAGGTGCAACCGGCGATGGGCAGCACGCAGAGCATTATGATTGGGCCGGATGGCATGCTGTACGGTGCCTCCGATCCGCGTACCGTTGACGATCTTACTGCGGGTTACTGA